From Candidatus Cloacimonadota bacterium, one genomic window encodes:
- a CDS encoding type II secretion system F family protein, translating into MASFQYIVKDAKGVRVEGAVKAASMDEAIEKLTKEGSVIISVKSASEGAFQGRLSLFEKVLLTIYKIRTGVSLKTLVFFTRQMATMFSAGLTIEKSLSNLAKEEKSKKFKKVLVKLAGDIKKGFSLSEAMEQHPGVFNALYISLVKAGEVSGTLHTVLDELAEYQEKIEDTRRKVTSALSYPIFILVFLAVVIWALFYFIIPMFAGVYESFDADLPGPTRAAIAMSEVIREHIFLTFVGILAAFMAFFLFYLSDRGRYVIDKIILKLPVIGNLLENSIMSKFARTFSILMYAGVPIMETMELVENVVQNAVIENAIRKARVMVKEGYSVAGAFKKTGVFPPTLLQLMATGEETGDMDALLRKAGDFHQKLVDSVIERLTSLIEPILIIIMAGMVGYIIIIIYLPIFNLGLAISSGLK; encoded by the coding sequence ATGGCTAGTTTTCAATATATAGTAAAAGATGCAAAAGGTGTAAGAGTAGAAGGGGCTGTCAAGGCTGCTTCTATGGACGAAGCTATCGAAAAACTCACCAAAGAAGGCAGCGTTATAATTTCAGTTAAATCTGCTTCCGAAGGTGCTTTTCAGGGCCGTCTGTCACTTTTTGAAAAAGTTCTTTTAACAATCTACAAAATCAGAACGGGCGTTAGCCTTAAAACTCTAGTTTTCTTTACTCGCCAGATGGCAACTATGTTTTCTGCCGGTCTCACGATCGAGAAATCACTTTCCAACCTGGCAAAAGAAGAAAAAAGCAAGAAATTCAAAAAAGTGTTAGTGAAATTAGCAGGAGATATCAAAAAAGGATTTAGTCTATCCGAAGCGATGGAGCAACATCCTGGTGTCTTCAATGCTTTGTATATTTCTTTAGTGAAAGCCGGAGAAGTTTCCGGTACACTTCATACTGTTTTGGATGAACTTGCAGAATATCAGGAAAAGATAGAGGATACACGAAGAAAAGTTACTTCTGCACTGTCTTATCCGATCTTTATTCTGGTATTTCTGGCAGTTGTAATCTGGGCTCTGTTCTATTTTATCATCCCTATGTTTGCAGGAGTGTACGAAAGTTTTGATGCAGATCTTCCCGGACCAACCAGGGCAGCTATTGCTATGAGTGAAGTGATCCGTGAACATATATTTCTAACTTTTGTAGGAATCCTGGCAGCATTTATGGCTTTCTTTCTCTTCTATCTTTCAGATCGTGGAAGATATGTGATAGATAAGATTATACTTAAATTGCCAGTAATTGGCAATTTGCTGGAAAACTCGATCATGAGTAAATTTGCGAGGACATTCAGTATCTTGATGTACGCTGGTGTACCGATCATGGAGACCATGGAATTGGTCGAAAATGTGGTGCAGAATGCCGTAATCGAGAATGCCATCCGTAAAGCCAGAGTGATGGTAAAAGAAGGATATAGTGTTGCCGGTGCTTTCAAAAAGACAGGAGTTTTTCCTCCAACTCTTTTGCAGTTGATGGCGACCGGTGAAGAAACAGGAGATATGGATGCTCTTTTAAGAAAAGCTGGTGATTTCCATCAGAAACTGGTAGACTCAGTTATCGAGCGTCTTACTTCTCTTATCGAGCCTATTCTAATTATAATTATGGCAGGAATGGTGGGATATATCATCATCATCATCTACTTGCCGATATTCAATCTTGGTCTGGCTATCAGTTCAGGTTTGAAGTAA